One part of the Spirochaetia bacterium genome encodes these proteins:
- a CDS encoding AraC family transcriptional regulator, protein MKWYSMQLDSQPMAKLSANSECKAYQLSNETGNGVMTIYEVLPGILLFYNDYHMAYFHSKLHTTDNLFCIDYCREGRLEYHVGEKTLSYVEADDLKFDRRVRHTGLFAFPLSHYHGITVSIKLPLAAEFFNEKLPEFSIDLYSLQQKFCSDSNPMVIHGLPEITHIFKELYDVPTSIRRSYFKIKVIELLLCLRALELPSNQEERPYFYKSQVEKIKAMFTLVTKHPEQHYTMKELSEQFDIPLTPMKNCFKCVYGNPISTYMRVYRMNRAAEFLRQDKDSSVAEIAGRVGYDSPSKFAAAFKKIMGKTPLEYRKNSFSAK, encoded by the coding sequence ATGAAATGGTACAGCATGCAACTGGATTCCCAACCCATGGCAAAACTTTCTGCAAACAGTGAATGCAAAGCATATCAGCTCAGCAATGAAACGGGAAATGGCGTCATGACCATCTATGAAGTACTCCCAGGTATCCTCTTGTTTTACAATGATTATCACATGGCCTACTTTCATTCAAAACTGCATACGACAGACAATCTGTTCTGTATCGATTATTGCAGGGAAGGCCGCCTGGAATACCATGTAGGAGAGAAAACCTTGTCCTATGTCGAAGCCGACGATCTGAAATTTGACCGACGGGTAAGGCATACAGGCCTTTTTGCGTTTCCACTGTCCCATTATCACGGAATTACCGTCTCAATCAAATTACCTTTGGCAGCAGAATTCTTCAATGAAAAGTTACCTGAATTTTCCATTGACCTGTATAGCTTACAACAGAAATTCTGTTCAGACAGCAATCCGATGGTCATCCATGGACTTCCAGAAATTACTCATATTTTCAAAGAACTCTATGATGTACCGACAAGCATCAGACGCTCTTACTTCAAGATCAAGGTCATAGAACTGCTGCTCTGCCTCCGGGCCCTTGAGCTTCCAAGCAATCAGGAAGAACGTCCCTATTTCTACAAATCGCAAGTAGAAAAGATAAAGGCAATGTTTACCTTGGTAACCAAGCACCCCGAACAGCATTACACAATGAAAGAGCTTTCTGAACAATTTGATATTCCTCTCACACCGATGAAGAACTGTTTCAAATGTGTCTATGGCAATCCTATCAGTACATACATGCGAGTCTATCGCATGAATCGTGCAGCAGAATTCCTCAGGCAGGACAAAGACAGTTCCGTAGCAGAAATTGCAGGACGCGTAGGCTATGACAGCCCAAGCAAATTTGCAGCAGCCTTCAAGAAAATCATGGGAAAGACACCATTGGAGTATCGCAAAAACAGTTTCTCTGCAAAATAG
- a CDS encoding energy-coupling factor ABC transporter ATP-binding protein yields the protein MVSIKRVSFSYPGRPQTLNDFSLDVADGECILLCGESGCGKTTVTKLINGLIPHFTAGTFTSGTVSAENLSVSESELYELALHIGSVFQNPKSQFFNLDATSELAFGLENQGSAPSYIHMRLRHTVSTLHLESLMKRNIFAMSGGEKQLLAFASVYMMHPSVFLLDEPTANLDNKTIELLRAQIALLKRQGHTIIIAEHRLWFLSDLIDRAVFIKQGHIQQIFSGASFFALPDTKRKAMGLRSLVQTELNLPTALPPGSTKGLSVENLACSFGKGKPIFEKLSFSAIPGEILAICGRNGIGKTTLIRCLCGFVRQYSGTILIDGQKTNRKKRQKQAYCVMQDVNHQLFSDSVSGECLLSNHGYTGQQIKQILEHFDLLPFEEIHPMALSGGQKQRLAITTAILSRKQLLIFDEPTSGLDYVHMIKVAKAIKELANKGSTVIVVTHDKEFIRHVCDRILVL from the coding sequence ATGGTCTCAATCAAAAGGGTATCTTTCAGCTATCCAGGCAGACCACAGACACTCAATGATTTTTCATTGGATGTTGCTGATGGTGAATGTATACTGCTCTGCGGAGAATCAGGATGTGGGAAAACAACCGTTACCAAACTTATCAATGGCTTGATTCCACATTTTACGGCAGGTACGTTTACAAGCGGTACTGTATCTGCAGAAAATCTTTCCGTATCTGAAAGCGAGCTATACGAACTTGCCTTGCATATAGGATCAGTATTCCAAAACCCCAAAAGTCAATTTTTCAATCTCGATGCAACCAGTGAACTTGCCTTTGGGTTGGAGAACCAAGGATCTGCACCATCCTATATCCATATGCGCCTGCGCCATACTGTCAGCACCCTTCATCTCGAATCTCTTATGAAACGGAATATTTTTGCAATGTCCGGAGGTGAAAAACAATTGCTGGCCTTTGCTTCTGTCTATATGATGCATCCTTCGGTTTTTCTCCTGGACGAACCGACGGCAAACCTTGACAACAAGACAATAGAGCTGCTGAGAGCCCAGATTGCCCTTCTGAAACGACAAGGACATACAATCATCATTGCAGAACACCGTCTCTGGTTTCTATCTGATCTTATTGACCGTGCAGTTTTTATCAAGCAAGGTCATATCCAGCAGATATTCTCAGGAGCTTCTTTCTTTGCATTGCCTGATACAAAGCGAAAGGCCATGGGATTACGATCATTGGTACAGACTGAACTGAATTTACCTACTGCATTACCTCCGGGAAGTACAAAGGGACTGTCAGTAGAAAACCTTGCCTGTAGTTTTGGAAAAGGCAAACCCATTTTCGAAAAACTATCTTTCTCTGCAATACCTGGAGAGATATTGGCAATATGTGGCAGAAATGGCATAGGAAAAACAACCTTGATCCGTTGCTTGTGTGGCTTTGTACGTCAATATAGCGGGACTATTCTGATTGATGGTCAAAAAACGAATAGGAAAAAACGGCAAAAACAGGCATACTGCGTGATGCAGGATGTAAACCATCAGCTGTTTTCCGACAGTGTATCGGGAGAATGCCTGCTGTCAAATCATGGATATACAGGACAGCAGATCAAGCAGATTCTTGAACATTTCGATCTTTTGCCTTTTGAGGAAATACATCCGATGGCACTTTCAGGAGGCCAGAAACAGCGGCTTGCCATAACAACTGCAATCCTCTCTAGAAAGCAATTGCTTATATTTGACGAACCTACCAGTGGGCTCGACTATGTCCACATGATAAAGGTTGCAAAAGCAATCAAGGAGCTGGCAAACAAAGGGAGTACGGTGATTGTCGTTACCCATGACAAGGAGTTTATCCGACATGTCTGTGATAGAATACTTGTATTGTAG
- a CDS encoding energy-coupling factor transporter transmembrane protein EcfT, giving the protein MQLRLSIDPRTGILLLVLSNIIAYRQNPFSIESGWIASLCFMTFFCTHRSTAVKWVLYYLVLLGLQHYILPNSPKFIATSFSILVTYARKILPCLIIGLLMIREIPLSRFIVGLRKLHLPQQLIVAISVTIRYFPAIREESGYIHDAMKLRDIHGLKKIECLSVPLILSATSTAEELSAAAVTRGIENPVKKTSIITLKMKTFDWITCGIGLMFTIASFRSLWQGAF; this is encoded by the coding sequence ATGCAGTTACGCTTATCCATTGACCCCAGGACCGGCATACTGCTCCTGGTTCTGTCAAACATAATTGCCTACCGGCAGAATCCTTTTTCCATCGAATCCGGTTGGATAGCAAGCCTATGTTTCATGACATTTTTCTGCACGCATAGAAGTACTGCAGTAAAATGGGTATTGTATTACCTTGTACTTCTAGGATTACAGCATTACATACTTCCAAACTCCCCAAAATTCATCGCGACCAGCTTTTCAATCCTTGTTACCTATGCCAGGAAGATTCTCCCCTGCCTGATCATCGGTCTGTTGATGATCAGGGAAATCCCATTGAGCCGTTTTATCGTAGGCTTGAGAAAACTGCACTTGCCTCAACAATTGATAGTTGCAATCTCCGTTACCATACGTTATTTCCCAGCTATCAGAGAAGAATCCGGTTATATCCATGATGCAATGAAACTTAGGGATATCCATGGACTAAAGAAAATAGAATGCCTATCAGTCCCCCTTATACTGTCAGCCACATCAACTGCTGAAGAATTATCAGCAGCAGCCGTGACACGTGGTATTGAAAATCCAGTAAAGAAAACAAGTATCATTACACTGAAAATGAAAACCTTTGATTGGATTACCTGCGGTATTGGCCTTATGTTTACAATTGCTTCATTCAGGTCGCTATGGCAAGGAGCCTTCTGA